The following proteins are encoded in a genomic region of Gimesia algae:
- a CDS encoding bifunctional acetate--CoA ligase family protein/GNAT family N-acetyltransferase — MSVRNLDKIFKPQRIAVVGASNNPTKVGFNVLSNLIGNGFRGVVYPVNPKYEAVQGISAYENVKTLPKQTDLAIVCTPAHTVPGIVRECGEAGIKGMVILSAGFRESGKEGQALEEQIREESRKIPDLRIIGPNCLGIIVPGLKLNASFAAMTPKPGHVAFVSQSGALCTAVLDWAVQEDIGFSHFVSIGNMLDVSYADLIDYFGQQSKIQSIILYVESITEARQFMSAARAFTKTKPIVAYKAGRFAESAKAATSHTGAMAGEDAVYDAAFQRAGIVRIYDFDEIFNCAELLSRHDLPKGARLAVVTNAGGPGVMATDALMACGGTLAQLSEETIQQLNNALPPYWSHGNPVDILGDASPKRFAEATQIVLKDPDVDAVLVVFTPQAMSDSMASAKVIGQSAQHSSKPVLTAWMGGRSVEEGINCLNKCDVPTYATPEQAVRAFMYLVSYRWNREILYETPRDIPWEFTLDNQRRKKELGSVLFEGPEILSENVSKELLATYEIPITRTFTARSADEAIEVAERIGYPVVLKVLSPQITHKTEVGGVLLHLNHSEDVRSAFQQITAKIRQVRPDAQIEGVTVQKMIASEQGLELIVGAKKDSTFGAIILVGTGGITAECFKDRILELPPLNERLARRMLESLKSWPLLKGYRGRPAVDLDRLIEVLIRFSYLVADSPEIKEFDINPLLVTPNDIIALDARVVIDKPLVNRAVRPYSHLAICPYPERFVRQDRLKNGEDVLLRPIRPEDEPMWHTLLVACTPESIHARFHSLFRSITHGMATRYCFIDYDREMAIVAEVKEKGERKLIGVGRLIAEPNHETAEYAILVVNPWQGKGLGTLLTRYCMEVAKSWGLQKVVAETDLDNQQMLATFRKQGFELRHDMDLGIVYASKKLN, encoded by the coding sequence ATGAGCGTTCGAAACCTTGACAAAATTTTCAAGCCGCAACGCATTGCAGTAGTCGGTGCGAGTAACAATCCGACCAAGGTTGGGTTTAATGTTCTAAGTAATCTCATCGGAAATGGATTCCGTGGTGTTGTCTACCCGGTCAACCCGAAGTATGAGGCAGTACAAGGGATTTCGGCCTATGAAAATGTGAAAACTCTTCCGAAGCAAACCGATCTGGCCATTGTTTGCACTCCTGCTCATACTGTGCCTGGAATTGTTCGGGAGTGTGGTGAAGCAGGAATCAAGGGGATGGTTATTCTCTCCGCAGGTTTCCGCGAGTCCGGAAAAGAAGGACAAGCCCTGGAAGAACAGATTAGAGAAGAATCGCGAAAAATCCCTGATCTGCGAATCATCGGCCCGAATTGTCTGGGAATCATTGTTCCCGGCCTGAAGCTCAATGCGAGCTTTGCAGCGATGACTCCAAAGCCGGGACATGTGGCATTTGTCTCCCAGTCTGGGGCGCTTTGCACAGCTGTATTGGATTGGGCGGTTCAAGAAGATATCGGATTTTCGCATTTTGTGTCGATAGGCAATATGCTTGACGTGAGCTATGCTGATCTGATTGATTATTTTGGCCAACAAAGCAAAATCCAATCCATAATTCTCTACGTGGAGTCGATCACCGAAGCCCGTCAGTTCATGTCGGCTGCTCGGGCCTTCACGAAAACCAAACCAATCGTCGCGTACAAAGCCGGACGCTTCGCAGAATCAGCCAAAGCGGCTACTTCTCATACTGGGGCCATGGCTGGCGAAGATGCCGTATACGATGCAGCATTTCAACGCGCGGGGATAGTTCGGATCTACGATTTTGACGAAATCTTCAACTGTGCAGAATTGCTTTCGCGTCACGATCTTCCCAAAGGAGCGAGACTGGCCGTTGTTACCAATGCGGGTGGCCCTGGTGTGATGGCCACCGATGCCTTGATGGCTTGCGGTGGAACGCTGGCGCAGCTCTCTGAAGAAACGATTCAACAACTCAATAATGCATTGCCGCCCTATTGGTCACACGGAAATCCCGTTGACATTCTCGGTGATGCGTCTCCAAAACGGTTTGCGGAGGCCACTCAAATTGTCCTGAAAGATCCGGACGTTGATGCCGTACTTGTTGTTTTCACACCACAGGCTATGTCAGATTCGATGGCCTCCGCGAAAGTAATCGGTCAGAGTGCGCAACACTCTTCCAAACCAGTTTTGACCGCTTGGATGGGAGGGCGATCAGTTGAAGAAGGAATCAACTGCTTAAATAAATGCGATGTTCCTACTTATGCCACACCAGAACAGGCCGTTCGAGCATTCATGTATCTTGTATCCTATAGGTGGAACCGTGAAATTCTCTATGAAACGCCGCGAGATATTCCTTGGGAATTCACTTTAGATAATCAGAGAAGAAAGAAAGAATTGGGAAGCGTTCTCTTTGAGGGACCGGAAATTCTTTCTGAGAACGTTTCTAAAGAATTGCTGGCAACCTATGAGATTCCAATCACGAGAACATTCACTGCTCGGTCCGCCGATGAAGCCATTGAAGTCGCTGAGCGAATCGGTTACCCCGTAGTTTTGAAGGTACTTTCACCACAGATTACTCACAAGACAGAAGTTGGTGGAGTGTTGCTGCACTTAAATCACTCTGAAGATGTAAGAAGTGCATTCCAGCAAATCACAGCGAAGATACGGCAGGTTCGACCGGATGCCCAAATCGAGGGTGTGACTGTGCAGAAGATGATTGCGTCGGAACAGGGCTTGGAATTGATCGTCGGTGCCAAGAAAGATTCAACATTTGGTGCAATCATTCTTGTCGGGACGGGTGGCATTACGGCAGAGTGTTTCAAAGATCGTATCCTGGAACTTCCACCTCTGAACGAACGATTGGCGCGAAGGATGCTTGAGTCCTTGAAGTCCTGGCCGTTACTCAAGGGATATCGTGGTCGGCCTGCAGTCGATTTAGATCGACTCATCGAGGTGCTGATCAGATTTTCCTATCTTGTGGCAGATTCTCCGGAAATTAAAGAATTTGATATCAACCCGTTACTTGTGACCCCAAATGACATCATAGCGCTTGATGCCCGAGTGGTTATTGACAAGCCCCTTGTGAATCGGGCTGTTCGCCCTTATTCGCATCTTGCCATATGCCCCTATCCAGAACGATTTGTTCGTCAGGACCGGTTAAAAAATGGAGAAGACGTGTTGTTGCGGCCTATCCGACCGGAAGATGAACCGATGTGGCACACATTGCTCGTTGCATGCACCCCGGAATCCATCCATGCCCGCTTTCATTCTCTGTTCAGATCCATCACACATGGGATGGCAACACGGTATTGTTTTATTGACTATGACCGAGAGATGGCAATTGTAGCTGAAGTCAAAGAGAAAGGAGAACGGAAACTTATCGGAGTTGGTAGATTAATTGCTGAGCCGAACCACGAGACGGCTGAGTACGCCATCCTGGTAGTTAATCCCTGGCAGGGGAAAGGATTAGGAACACTATTAACCCGGTATTGTATGGAAGTCGCAAAATCATGGGGGCTCCAAAAGGTGGTTGCTGAAACTGATTTAGACAACCAGCAGATGTTGGCTACGTTTCGCAAGCAGGGTTTTGAACTTCGTCACGACATGGATTTAGGCATTGTCTATGCCTCTAAGAAATTGAATTAA
- a CDS encoding ZIP family metal transporter — translation METLTWILGSGLVMSAIALVGSLTLVLRESTLNKILLPLVAFAAGSLIGGAVFHMLPASIEHFGNEISVYVWLMSGFVLFFFLEQFMHWHHSHHPAEQRKQPLTYLILIADGLHNLIGGLSVGATFIIDIRLGIVTWLAAAAHEVPQELGDFGVLVHGGWKKSNALIYNFLSALTFPLGGLIAYTVSAQMDVAFLIPFAAGNFIYIGAADLIPEIKQATDVRTNIIHLLSFISGLVLLFIIRLLIQDAI, via the coding sequence ATGGAGACACTGACTTGGATACTCGGATCGGGACTCGTTATGAGTGCGATTGCACTTGTAGGTAGTCTGACGCTTGTGTTGCGTGAAAGTACTCTCAACAAAATCTTACTTCCACTCGTTGCCTTTGCCGCTGGATCGCTAATCGGTGGTGCTGTCTTTCATATGCTTCCCGCTTCGATAGAACATTTCGGAAATGAAATTTCCGTCTATGTCTGGCTCATGTCTGGCTTTGTTTTGTTCTTTTTTCTTGAGCAATTCATGCACTGGCACCATTCGCACCATCCAGCTGAACAACGCAAACAGCCATTAACATACTTGATCCTCATCGCAGATGGCTTGCATAATCTCATCGGTGGTCTCTCTGTTGGAGCTACCTTTATCATCGATATTCGATTGGGTATCGTAACGTGGCTGGCTGCAGCAGCACATGAAGTACCGCAAGAACTGGGAGATTTTGGGGTTTTAGTGCATGGAGGTTGGAAGAAATCCAACGCACTTATCTATAACTTCCTCTCCGCCTTGACTTTTCCCCTCGGCGGGTTAATCGCTTATACAGTCTCAGCGCAGATGGACGTTGCATTTCTTATTCCCTTCGCTGCAGGCAACTTCATTTACATCGGTGCCGCCGACCTCATTCCCGAGATCAAACAAGCTACAGACGTTCGCACAAACATTATTCACTTGCTCTCTTTTATATCAGGTTTGGTTCTACTATTCATCATTCGGCTCCTTATTCAAGATGCTATCTGA
- a CDS encoding heavy metal translocating P-type ATPase — protein MSCCHSTREPPLERPQALLSADAEKKQFMWCVVRLVSAAFIAGNSMLFTLTFNLSIMEPATRQWFLIGLLLSVVLVFSLLVPQFIAGLKSAWQRRRLGVEGLFLLGMAGAIGISLNSVLTGSGSVYFEVVNILLVIYSFGALVKETTQYRVALATQSPLDRLSSCLVETESGECLRVPITQVQPKNRIRLAAGDIVPIDGIIVQGEAFVSESGMTGEPYVQPKIKGDFLYATSLVVDAPLVVEASRAGNVREIDAIQRVIEKLKQTPSRWQSLAERIASWFTPFVCSVALTTFVVWMTLDSVSAGLFTALAVLLVACPCAFGFATPIAIWQANSKMFELAIAPQRGDLVERLAEIDTVAFDKTGTLTVVQPTLSYVDVRMDCEWSREEILEIAAAVESRSCHPIAAAFHRDGTNQFTCESFMLVPAVGVQAVVRRDETQHDVFLGRVQNESDEDNGKYSSWFRNLAAADETVVFVLMMQVDGEITARFQVTETAFDSVPSGMVVLKETGVQTFVLSGDSSSRVHKLPADTTVGAMTPEDKADYVRKLNRDGAHVLFVGDGINDALAMAESDIAVAVSNGSTMLHETADAVWYGNDLRVFAQLIDMSRRTTNRLRTTLRFALVYNTIGMIVAASGYLHPVFAAVLMLGSSLFVVIRSVDPGSPAPVRIPRDRDSLLQSSQSAPAPETLVQISLNPCYSQSQPAKTGE, from the coding sequence ATGAGTTGTTGCCATTCCACCAGGGAACCACCTCTCGAAAGACCACAGGCTTTACTGTCTGCAGATGCGGAGAAAAAGCAGTTCATGTGGTGTGTGGTGCGTCTTGTTTCTGCGGCGTTTATTGCAGGAAATAGCATGCTGTTTACGCTGACGTTCAATCTGTCTATCATGGAGCCAGCAACACGTCAATGGTTCTTGATTGGATTGTTATTGTCGGTAGTGTTGGTTTTTTCATTGCTTGTTCCTCAGTTCATTGCTGGTCTGAAATCGGCTTGGCAACGTCGTCGATTAGGCGTCGAAGGATTGTTTCTACTGGGGATGGCGGGGGCAATAGGGATTTCGCTAAACTCCGTGTTGACTGGCAGTGGATCGGTCTATTTCGAGGTCGTGAATATTCTGTTGGTCATTTACAGCTTTGGTGCGTTAGTGAAAGAAACAACGCAGTATCGCGTCGCGCTCGCTACCCAGTCGCCACTCGACCGTCTGTCAAGTTGTCTTGTTGAAACGGAATCAGGAGAGTGTCTCCGCGTACCGATCACACAAGTTCAACCGAAGAATCGTATTCGGTTAGCTGCGGGAGACATCGTTCCCATCGATGGCATAATCGTTCAAGGAGAAGCGTTTGTTTCGGAAAGCGGGATGACGGGAGAGCCGTATGTTCAACCCAAAATCAAAGGCGATTTCCTCTATGCAACCAGTCTCGTCGTGGACGCACCGCTGGTGGTGGAGGCAAGTCGTGCTGGCAACGTTCGCGAGATTGACGCGATTCAACGGGTCATCGAAAAACTCAAACAGACGCCAAGTCGTTGGCAATCGCTGGCCGAGCGTATCGCCAGTTGGTTCACGCCGTTTGTTTGCTCTGTTGCCCTTACCACGTTCGTGGTATGGATGACTCTGGATAGTGTTTCAGCCGGTTTGTTCACGGCACTAGCGGTGTTACTGGTCGCTTGCCCCTGTGCATTTGGTTTTGCAACACCGATTGCCATCTGGCAAGCCAACTCAAAAATGTTTGAGCTAGCGATCGCACCGCAACGAGGTGATCTCGTTGAGCGGTTGGCAGAGATCGACACGGTTGCCTTCGACAAAACAGGCACACTGACCGTCGTGCAACCAACACTCTCATACGTCGATGTTCGCATGGATTGTGAATGGTCTCGCGAGGAAATATTAGAGATCGCCGCCGCAGTGGAATCGAGGTCATGCCATCCGATCGCCGCCGCGTTTCACCGTGATGGCACGAACCAATTCACTTGCGAATCATTTATGTTGGTACCAGCGGTTGGTGTTCAGGCAGTCGTCAGGCGTGACGAAACGCAGCATGATGTCTTTCTAGGGCGAGTGCAAAACGAGAGTGACGAAGACAATGGTAAATACAGTTCGTGGTTTCGCAACTTGGCCGCAGCCGACGAAACGGTGGTTTTCGTTTTGATGATGCAAGTTGATGGAGAGATCACAGCACGATTTCAAGTCACTGAGACCGCGTTTGACAGCGTGCCCAGTGGAATGGTAGTACTGAAAGAAACTGGCGTGCAAACGTTCGTTCTTTCCGGCGACAGTTCGTCCCGGGTCCACAAATTACCTGCCGATACGACGGTCGGAGCGATGACTCCCGAGGACAAAGCCGACTATGTCCGGAAGCTGAATCGAGACGGTGCGCACGTATTGTTTGTGGGGGATGGAATTAACGATGCGCTGGCGATGGCAGAAAGCGACATCGCGGTCGCTGTCTCCAATGGTTCAACCATGCTGCATGAAACAGCAGATGCAGTCTGGTACGGAAATGACTTGCGTGTCTTTGCCCAGTTGATCGACATGTCGCGTCGGACAACCAATCGACTGCGCACCACTTTGCGATTCGCACTCGTCTATAACACGATCGGCATGATCGTGGCGGCGAGTGGATATTTGCATCCGGTGTTCGCCGCCGTACTGATGCTCGGTTCGAGCTTGTTCGTCGTGATTCGTTCCGTCGATCCGGGATCGCCAGCGCCAGTTCGGATTCCACGCGACAGAGACTCCTTGTTACAAAGTTCCCAATCGGCTCCTGCTCCGGAAACGCTCGTTCAGATTTCACTTAACCCATGTTATTCGCAATCGCAACCAGCGAAGACGGGTGAGTAA
- a CDS encoding c-type cytochrome codes for MIEPEHSHEPRSLDSYEQENRESTDVPELHRAVLREQFEPSEREKRAPLLLLLGIIAMSMLGGWYLSAYDGNLDPHNYDGPDAFVSRSGGSGKQSPKVIDPMLLGKRIYNNCLSCHQANGEGLSGKYPPLNQSEWVASDDRILARILLSGLSGPVEVNGKRFNGQMPGWKQLSDRDIAAVLTYVRASWENRFPPVAEATISEVRSSIGTRRAWTAEELESLELPVRVMVDQNDVATEDSGKTDRDREVEK; via the coding sequence ATGATTGAGCCTGAGCATAGCCATGAACCCCGTTCGCTCGACTCTTATGAACAAGAGAATCGAGAATCCACTGATGTCCCCGAACTTCACCGCGCCGTACTTCGCGAGCAATTTGAGCCTTCGGAAAGGGAAAAACGTGCACCGCTATTGCTGTTGCTTGGGATCATCGCTATGTCGATGTTGGGAGGTTGGTATCTGTCAGCCTACGATGGTAATCTTGATCCACACAATTATGATGGGCCAGACGCGTTTGTGTCGAGAAGTGGGGGTTCAGGTAAGCAATCCCCGAAAGTGATCGACCCGATGCTGCTTGGAAAAAGGATTTATAACAATTGTCTTTCTTGTCATCAAGCAAACGGTGAAGGCTTATCAGGAAAGTATCCACCACTGAATCAATCAGAATGGGTTGCCAGTGATGATCGTATTCTTGCCCGCATTCTGCTGAGCGGTCTTTCTGGACCGGTTGAGGTAAATGGCAAGAGATTCAACGGGCAAATGCCGGGATGGAAGCAATTGAGTGATCGCGACATTGCTGCCGTGCTCACATATGTGCGAGCGTCATGGGAGAATCGGTTTCCGCCTGTTGCGGAAGCAACTATCTCTGAGGTTCGTTCGTCTATCGGAACGCGCAGGGCATGGACTGCTGAGGAGTTAGAATCGCTTGAATTACCTGTAAGAGTGATGGTAGACCAAAATGACGTAGCAACAGAAGATTCTGGAAAAACTGATCGTGACCGTGAGGTTGAGAAATGA
- a CDS encoding cbb3-type cytochrome c oxidase subunit II has product MNRVVVIILGILAVVIASLLGLVIVPNWQFEEMQPVEIVSADGSQTVYPVALDRWREAPGREMYRSLGCIYCHSQQVRPEGFGADFERGWGQRRSVPRDYVLQSPPYLGTMRTGPDLANIGARQPTEQWHLLHLYDPQITSIGSTMPPFKFLFEKHLGSEPTTSPGTLAIQLPNAYAGQPTWIIPKKEAMDLVAYLLTLHQKHDLEDVK; this is encoded by the coding sequence ATGAACCGTGTTGTCGTCATCATTCTCGGAATACTCGCAGTTGTAATCGCATCTTTATTAGGGCTTGTTATCGTTCCCAACTGGCAGTTTGAAGAGATGCAGCCAGTTGAAATTGTTTCAGCCGATGGAAGCCAGACGGTTTATCCGGTTGCCTTGGACAGATGGCGCGAAGCGCCCGGCCGGGAAATGTATCGCAGCCTCGGATGTATCTATTGTCATTCGCAGCAAGTGCGGCCTGAGGGGTTTGGGGCGGACTTCGAGCGTGGCTGGGGCCAAAGGCGATCTGTGCCGCGTGACTATGTGTTGCAGTCCCCACCGTATCTCGGGACGATGCGCACAGGTCCCGACTTGGCCAATATTGGGGCGCGACAACCTACGGAGCAATGGCATTTGTTGCATCTCTATGATCCCCAAATCACGTCGATCGGTTCCACAATGCCACCGTTCAAGTTTCTCTTTGAAAAACATTTAGGATCCGAGCCAACGACTTCGCCGGGAACCCTTGCTATTCAACTACCCAATGCATATGCAGGACAGCCGACTTGGATTATCCCCAAGAAAGAGGCGATGGATTTAGTCGCATATTTGCTGACGCTACACCAGAAACATGATTTGGAAGACGTCAAATGA
- a CDS encoding cbb3-type cytochrome c oxidase subunit I, giving the protein MNPDSNVSTTSNQTADAQRRYEMDRSCREVVVFWYASAVLWLLFGSLLALIASIKMHTPGFLADSAWLTFGRVRPAHLNSMTYGWASMSGMGTLLWLMTRLCKIRLPWREALLIAGIYWNIVVAIGVWQILAGNGTSIEWLEFPWWISIALGAVFILVIALTVKMLNTRQEKHLYVSQWYLLGATIWFPFLYIAATILIHTPTAIGVAKGTANWWFAHNVLGLWLTPIGLASAYYMIPKVIGRPIYSYSLSILGFWTLALFYNWAGTHHLIGGPLPAWVITVGTVGSLMMFVPVITVAVNHHMTMVGHFRKLKSSPTLRFTVFGAMAYTIVSIQGSLTALRTVNETGHFTHYTIAHAHLGVYAFYTMVAFGAMYYIMPRLIEREWYSSHLIKTHFWCTAIGMSMYWIGLTWAGWIQGMMMNNPNILFIDIVRYTIPFLWSRSIAGILLTIGHIAFAILVFKMLRRDGDWLVEPTLFRSMKNEDTRPASRLQGADQ; this is encoded by the coding sequence ATGAACCCAGACAGTAATGTGTCGACCACCAGCAACCAAACAGCGGATGCGCAGCGGCGATACGAAATGGATCGGTCCTGCCGTGAGGTTGTTGTTTTTTGGTATGCGAGTGCTGTTCTTTGGCTTCTCTTCGGTTCACTTTTGGCGCTGATTGCATCGATCAAGATGCACACACCCGGATTTCTTGCCGATTCAGCCTGGCTGACGTTCGGACGCGTCAGACCTGCTCATCTGAATTCGATGACCTATGGTTGGGCGTCTATGTCAGGCATGGGAACGCTTCTCTGGCTCATGACACGACTATGCAAAATTCGACTTCCGTGGAGAGAAGCTTTGCTCATTGCGGGCATCTATTGGAATATAGTCGTTGCGATTGGGGTTTGGCAAATTCTTGCCGGTAACGGTACAAGTATCGAATGGCTTGAGTTTCCCTGGTGGATTTCAATCGCACTGGGAGCGGTTTTTATTCTTGTGATCGCGTTGACTGTCAAGATGCTAAATACGCGGCAGGAAAAACATCTTTACGTATCCCAGTGGTACCTACTTGGCGCGACGATCTGGTTTCCGTTTCTCTATATTGCGGCCACAATCTTGATCCACACCCCCACGGCCATTGGTGTTGCAAAAGGGACAGCCAACTGGTGGTTTGCTCACAATGTTTTGGGGTTATGGTTGACGCCGATTGGGCTCGCGTCTGCTTACTACATGATCCCCAAAGTCATCGGACGTCCTATTTACAGTTACTCGCTTTCGATCCTTGGTTTCTGGACACTCGCCTTATTCTACAACTGGGCTGGCACACACCACTTAATCGGTGGACCGCTGCCAGCGTGGGTCATTACAGTCGGCACAGTTGGCAGCTTGATGATGTTCGTTCCCGTAATTACGGTCGCCGTGAATCATCACATGACAATGGTTGGCCACTTTAGGAAGCTGAAATCCAGCCCGACATTGCGGTTCACGGTTTTTGGTGCAATGGCCTACACGATTGTTAGTATCCAAGGATCACTGACGGCACTGCGGACAGTCAACGAGACAGGACACTTCACGCACTACACGATCGCACATGCGCATCTTGGTGTCTACGCGTTTTATACAATGGTTGCATTCGGTGCGATGTACTACATCATGCCGCGACTGATCGAGCGAGAATGGTACAGCAGTCACCTTATCAAGACTCATTTTTGGTGTACTGCGATCGGGATGAGCATGTATTGGATCGGATTAACGTGGGCTGGTTGGATTCAAGGCATGATGATGAATAATCCTAATATCCTGTTTATCGACATCGTTCGCTACACCATACCATTTCTTTGGTCACGTAGTATCGCCGGTATTTTATTGACGATTGGACACATTGCCTTTGCAATTCTCGTGTTCAAGATGTTACGTCGTGATGGTGATTGGCTAGTTGAGCCAACACTGTTTCGATCAATGAAAAATGAAGATACACGACCAGCGTCGCGATTACAGGGAGCGGACCAATGA
- a CDS encoding cbb3-type cytochrome oxidase assembly protein yields the protein MTLTHATIWLFMLLLGGTAVAALVWAFATNQLRDFQAGATSIFDDDEPIGEMTDTFPGDEAMFQSDQSIQRNLRNDGNEE from the coding sequence ATGACACTCACGCATGCAACAATTTGGTTATTCATGTTACTACTGGGAGGGACGGCAGTTGCTGCTTTGGTATGGGCGTTCGCGACAAACCAATTGCGAGACTTTCAAGCCGGAGCCACCTCGATCTTTGATGACGACGAACCGATAGGAGAGATGACAGACACATTTCCGGGAGATGAGGCAATGTTTCAATCGGATCAGAGCATTCAGAGAAATCTGAGAAACGATGGAAATGAAGAATGA
- a CDS encoding acetolactate decarboxylase, with translation MSRLALILLFGLFVAMIGSLKSAIAGEAKNSGFVQYGKIHEVIGKQKHQGRVRFTDLTARLHFYGVAALDSLAGEATVFDGKVILTKVKSDGALSSETLSQKTQAALLVGAYVESWTEHSVTKTIKSDDLDSLIEQTAKKIGLNTNEPFMFVIQGDFQNVRFHVINGACPIRARMRKEVLPQGKRPYEADLMKITGKLVGVFAKDSVGNITHPATTTHVHLLYKDDRSGEMRTGHVEQVTLQSGTTLMLPEEIAK, from the coding sequence ATGAGTCGACTAGCACTTATACTTCTTTTCGGGCTTTTCGTTGCGATGATCGGTAGTCTCAAAAGTGCGATCGCCGGAGAGGCAAAAAACTCAGGCTTTGTTCAATATGGAAAGATACATGAGGTGATCGGCAAGCAAAAGCATCAAGGCCGTGTCAGGTTTACTGACCTGACCGCAAGGCTACATTTTTATGGAGTTGCAGCATTGGATTCTCTCGCTGGTGAAGCGACCGTTTTTGATGGAAAAGTCATTCTCACAAAGGTGAAGTCTGATGGTGCTCTCAGTTCAGAAACACTTTCCCAGAAAACGCAAGCCGCATTACTTGTTGGAGCTTATGTCGAGTCTTGGACTGAGCATTCCGTTACTAAGACCATTAAGTCTGACGATTTAGATTCACTGATTGAACAGACAGCGAAGAAAATAGGTCTCAATACTAATGAACCTTTTATGTTCGTCATTCAGGGTGATTTCCAAAATGTCCGTTTTCATGTGATCAACGGGGCTTGTCCGATACGAGCGCGAATGCGAAAAGAGGTTCTCCCTCAGGGAAAGCGACCTTACGAAGCGGATCTCATGAAAATCACAGGCAAGCTTGTTGGTGTCTTCGCCAAGGATTCTGTGGGTAATATTACACACCCCGCGACAACGACTCACGTACACCTACTCTATAAAGATGATCGGAGTGGTGAGATGCGGACTGGGCATGTTGAGCAAGTCACGTTACAATCGGGTACGACTCTGATGCTGCCCGAGGAAATAGCGAAATAG
- a CDS encoding ferritin-like domain-containing protein yields the protein MASEELIQGLNHALNREVSTFLRYMLQGASIKGAEWESVRQMYLSEVTDEVGHAQYLAGKIVMLGETPKLTPDLTPPPSDVRTMLKQDIAEEQVDVAGYMKLSSLAEQEGLVDLKMKMEEQAVDEAGHAEEMRRLLG from the coding sequence ATGGCAAGCGAAGAACTCATTCAGGGGCTGAACCACGCACTCAACCGTGAGGTCTCCACATTCTTGCGGTATATGCTCCAAGGAGCGTCGATCAAAGGGGCCGAGTGGGAATCCGTACGGCAGATGTATCTGAGCGAAGTGACCGATGAAGTGGGCCACGCCCAGTATTTGGCTGGAAAGATCGTGATGCTCGGGGAGACGCCCAAGTTGACCCCGGATCTGACTCCTCCTCCCAGCGACGTGCGGACAATGCTCAAACAGGACATTGCCGAGGAACAAGTCGATGTAGCAGGTTACATGAAGCTGTCGAGTCTTGCGGAGCAGGAAGGCCTCGTTGACTTGAAGATGAAGATGGAAGAACAGGCGGTTGACGAAGCAGGTCACGCGGAAGAAATGAGGAGACTTCTCGGCTAA
- a CDS encoding DsrE/DsrF/TusD sulfur relay family protein, which yields MAKFLFILNDPPYGSEHSYNDLRLAGSLARHEGNQVKVFLISDAAVCAKHGQKVPQGYYNLEVMLHRVLSHQGEIGVCGSCMEARGIADDELVDGCQRSDMDQLTDWTLWSDKVLVF from the coding sequence ATGGCAAAGTTTCTGTTCATTCTCAATGATCCACCGTATGGCAGCGAGCACTCCTATAACGATCTGCGGCTTGCTGGTAGCCTTGCACGACACGAAGGTAACCAGGTTAAAGTCTTTCTAATCAGCGATGCTGCGGTGTGTGCAAAGCATGGCCAGAAAGTTCCCCAAGGCTATTACAACCTGGAGGTCATGCTACACCGGGTCCTGAGCCATCAAGGGGAAATCGGCGTTTGCGGTTCTTGTATGGAAGCACGAGGCATAGCCGATGACGAGCTCGTTGATGGGTGCCAGCGCAGCGACATGGATCAACTTACCGACTGGACTTTATGGTCCGATAAGGTGCTTGTCTTCTGA
- a CDS encoding ferritin family protein, with protein MPSKQVKDILDHIRAIHSQLNQVCKQLGEQEPDSRLQLLLRYLGRHEENFSKALNRYEKDAIGKGVLETWLQFSSDEIIDEAFQEVDLHMGMTPEEIIRNVLLLDTKLVKLYRDLAISAPVPRVQELFADLIQLEEGKEHQYVRILQEWE; from the coding sequence ATGCCATCCAAACAGGTCAAAGATATCTTAGACCACATTCGAGCCATACATTCCCAGCTTAACCAAGTGTGCAAACAACTCGGTGAACAAGAGCCCGATTCGCGTCTGCAACTACTCCTAAGATATCTAGGGCGACATGAGGAAAATTTTAGCAAGGCTCTGAATCGTTATGAAAAAGACGCGATAGGGAAAGGCGTGCTCGAAACTTGGCTTCAATTCTCCTCAGATGAAATCATAGACGAAGCGTTTCAAGAGGTGGATTTACACATGGGAATGACTCCAGAAGAGATTATTCGAAATGTATTGTTGCTGGACACAAAACTCGTGAAGTTGTACCGAGACCTTGCGATTTCCGCCCCAGTCCCGCGCGTACAGGAACTCTTCGCTGATTTGATACAGCTGGAAGAAGGTAAGGAACACCAATATGTTCGGATTCTGCAGGAATGGGAATAA